A region from the Melioribacter roseus P3M-2 genome encodes:
- a CDS encoding PaaI family thioesterase encodes MKHKIVGKQKNSKLCFVCGMKNDLGLKAHFYATEGQELIALFKPCEEHQSYPGRLHGGVASAVLDETIGRAILNKYDTEVWGVTIELNVKFKKPIPLNEELKVVGRITKENNRIFEGTGEIYLQNGETAATAYGKYFKVPLERIADFDPEENEWKIIEKEDDPDEIEI; translated from the coding sequence ATGAAGCATAAAATCGTAGGCAAACAGAAAAATTCAAAGTTATGCTTTGTGTGCGGTATGAAAAACGATCTGGGACTAAAAGCGCATTTTTATGCTACCGAAGGTCAGGAATTGATTGCTTTATTCAAGCCGTGCGAAGAGCATCAGAGTTATCCCGGCAGACTACACGGCGGCGTCGCCAGCGCGGTTCTGGACGAAACCATCGGAAGGGCTATCCTGAATAAATACGACACTGAAGTTTGGGGCGTGACGATTGAACTCAACGTTAAATTCAAAAAGCCGATTCCATTAAATGAAGAATTGAAAGTAGTCGGCAGAATAACAAAAGAAAACAACCGAATTTTCGAAGGCACGGGAGAAATTTATTTGCAAAACGGCGAAACGGCGGCTACGGCTTACGGCAAATATTTCAAAGTTCCGCTCGAAAGAATTGCCGATTTCGATCCGGAAGAAAACGAATGGAAGATAATAGAAAAAGAAGACGATCCCGATGAAATTGAAATTTGA
- a CDS encoding MFS transporter, whose amino-acid sequence MSESKTEYPIIPPEDGSARRILPSIKNNFRLKNTFAALRHRNYRIWFWGQMISLFGSWMQNTALAFFVYELTKSPAFLGYVGFAGGIPAWILTFYAGVAADRFDRRKILIYTQSGMMFLSLILSLLTITGIIESWHILLISAGMGTMNTFDAPARHAFVNEMVPREDMVNAIALNSTMFNTATSIGPALGGIIYALLGPAACFVINTVSFMAVLIGLLRMNVKPIEKAKERNSVFKDIKEGFGYLFAQKTIMAFVLIVITISLFGISLVTIFPAWAVNILSGDATTNGFMQSARGVGAVIFALIIATVNKYVVRGRILSYAALAVPIVIIVFSFNRSFVITLLLLALLGGLMIVIYNLCNGLIQTLVDEKFRGRIMSLYTFSFLAFAPLGSLLIGSEAELVGIPTAVQINGIILLLIFSFIIYRFPRLKKII is encoded by the coding sequence ATGTCTGAAAGTAAAACGGAATATCCAATTATACCGCCGGAAGACGGCAGCGCCAGGAGAATTTTGCCCTCCATAAAAAACAATTTCCGGCTGAAAAATACATTTGCCGCTCTCCGGCACAGAAATTACAGAATCTGGTTTTGGGGGCAAATGATTTCGTTGTTCGGTTCGTGGATGCAGAACACGGCGCTCGCATTCTTTGTATATGAGCTGACGAAATCGCCGGCGTTTCTGGGATATGTAGGTTTTGCAGGAGGAATACCCGCATGGATTTTGACTTTTTATGCCGGAGTTGCCGCCGACCGATTCGACAGAAGAAAAATCCTTATCTATACTCAATCTGGTATGATGTTTCTGTCTTTGATTCTTTCGCTTCTTACAATTACGGGAATTATTGAAAGCTGGCATATTTTACTTATATCTGCCGGAATGGGCACGATGAATACATTTGACGCGCCCGCTCGTCATGCTTTTGTAAACGAAATGGTCCCGCGCGAGGATATGGTTAATGCCATTGCTCTCAATTCTACAATGTTTAACACGGCAACTTCTATCGGTCCCGCATTGGGAGGAATAATCTATGCTTTGCTCGGTCCGGCGGCATGTTTTGTAATTAATACCGTCTCCTTTATGGCCGTTTTGATCGGTCTTTTGCGTATGAATGTTAAGCCGATTGAAAAAGCAAAAGAGCGCAACTCGGTGTTTAAGGATATTAAAGAAGGATTCGGATATTTGTTTGCTCAAAAGACCATAATGGCTTTTGTCTTGATTGTAATTACCATCAGCCTGTTCGGAATTTCTCTTGTTACTATATTTCCTGCATGGGCGGTAAATATTCTAAGTGGCGACGCAACCACAAACGGATTTATGCAATCGGCCAGGGGAGTGGGAGCCGTAATCTTTGCGTTAATAATTGCAACCGTAAATAAATACGTCGTAAGAGGAAGGATTCTATCCTATGCCGCGCTGGCGGTTCCGATTGTAATTATCGTTTTTTCATTCAACAGGTCGTTTGTCATTACGTTGCTGTTACTGGCATTGTTGGGCGGACTGATGATTGTAATTTATAATCTATGCAACGGCCTCATTCAAACGCTCGTTGACGAAAAGTTTCGCGGACGTATAATGAGTCTTTATACTTTTTCGTTTTTAGCCTTTGCCCCGCTGGGTTCACTTTTAATCGGAAGCGAAGCCGAGTTGGTGGGAATACCGACAGCCGTACAGATTAACGGAATAATTCTGCTTTTGATTTTCTCGTTTATTATCTATCGGTTTCCGCGATTGAAGAAAATTATATAA